AAGCATGGCATTATCCCTATTGAAGATGATGAGCTTGTAATTGCTTCATTTAAAGTCACAAAAAATCTTACTGAACGTTCAGGTAAAAAAGACCAGTATGACCTTGCCAAAAAAATATTAAAAGAAGATTTATCACTTTCAGGTGGAATATTTATTTTCTATGATGAGAATGGAAATTTTAGATTCTCCCTTATTACCAAGATATATGAAAAGACATCAAGGGGGATTAAAGAAAATTTTACCAGCTTTAAGCGATATACCTATTTTGTCTCAAAGTATCAAACAAACAAAACTTTTATTGATCAAATTTCAAGTGCTGATTTTTCAAGTTTAGAAAAGATAATTTCTGCTTTTAGTGTCAAAAAAGTTACTGAAGAATTTTATAAAGAGCTTTCTACTTGGTACCATTATAGCCTTAGTCAAGTTAACTTTCCATCAGATTTAGAAGAAATGAAGGATGAAAATAAAAGAAATGCTGTCAATCTCATAAGGCTAATTACCAGGATTATCTTTATATGGTTTTTAAAAGAAAAGCATCTTATTCCAAATGAAATATTTGACAAAGATTATGTGGCTAAAATTGTAAAGGACTTTAATAAGAATAAAGAAAGCCATTATTATTACAACGCTATTCTACAAAACTTATTTTTTGGGACTCTCAACAGACAGATGAATGACCGAAAATTTGCCAGAAAAGGTGATTATTATGAAAATAGAAATGAATTCGACGTAAAAAATTTATATCGCAATAGTGACTTTCTTTTAACAAGCGAAGAAGAATTTATAAGCTTATTTCAAAAAGTTCCCTTCTTAAATGGAGGTCTGTTTGAGTGCCTTGATAAAGGTAATATTTATGTTGACGGATTTTCAAGAAAAAATGGCAAAATGGCAATTGTGCCGGACTATTTATTCTTTTCTGATGAAAAAGAGGTTGATTTAAAAGAATATGGCTTTAAGCAAAAGGAGATTTTTAAAGGGCTTATAAATATTCTACAAGAGTATAATTTTACAATTGATGAGAATTCACCTGTGGATGAAGAGATTGCTCTTGACCCTGAGCTTTTAGGGATGGTTTTTGAAAATCTGCTTGCTTCTTACAATCCCGAGACACAGGAAACAGCTCGAAAATCTTCAGGCAGCTACTATACTCCTCGAGAAATTGTAAACTATATGGTGGATGAGAGCTTAATTGCCTATTTCAAAGAAAACATAAAAGAGCTTGATGAAGAGATAATCAGAGATATTGTAAAATATAATGAAAAAGAAGTAACTCTCGATGAAGGTATAAAGGAGAAAATTGTTCGCTGTATATCAAATTTAAAAGTGATTGACCCTGCATGTGGTTCTGGGGCTTTCCCAATGGGGATGCTTCACAAGCTGGTATATATACTTCAAAAAGTTGATGTAGATAATAAAGTTTGGCAAGATATTCAAATTGAAAATGCAATTCTTGAATCAGAAAAAGTTTTTATAGATACAAAAGATAAGTCGGAAAGAGAAGGGATTTTAAAACAGATAAATGAAGCTTTTGATGAGAGTATAAATCACCCCGACTATGCAAGAAAACTCTTTATTATAGAAAATTGTATTTATGGTGTAGATATCCAACCTATAGCAATTCAGATTAGTAAATTAAGATTTTTTATTTCTCTCGTAATAGATCAAAAGGTAGATGATAAAAAGGAAAATAGAGGGATATTATCGTTACCAAACCTTGAAACAAAGTTTGTGGCAGCAAATAGCCTGATACCATTAAACAAACCTGGACTTAAAGTTGCAGGTTCTATTTTTGAAAGACTATCAGGAAACTATGATCGGATTACAGAAATTAAAGAAAGGCTTGCACATTTAAGACATAGACATTTTTCTGTAAAAACGAGAAACGAGAAGAAAAAATTGCGAGATGAGTATTCTTCATTGAGGAAACAGCTGGAAGAATTGCTTAAGTCAAGCGATTATGATCACGAAGTAGCTCACAAAATTGCTCAATTTGATATTTTTGATCAGAACAAAGTGGCAGATTGGTTTGATCCAGAATGGATGTTTGGTGTGAGTGATGGGTTTGATATAGTGATTGGGAATCCGCCGTATATACAGCTTCAAAACAATAAAGGAGCTCTTGCTAATTTATATCAGGATAAAGGTTATGAATCTTTTAAGCGATCTGGTGATATTTATATCCTTTTTTACGAAAGAGGGGTAATGCTTTTGAAAGATGGTGGTTTTTTATGTTTTATTACAAGTAATAAATGGATGCGTGCAGGTTATGGAGAGGCAATAAGAAAATTTTTTACAAAATATGACCCATTGTTGCTTATCGATTTAGGGCCAAATATTTTTGAAAGTGCCACCGTAGATACAAATATTTTGCTGATAAGAAAAGCAAAGCCTTCTTTTAGCTTAAAAGCTGTCACCCTTCAAAAGAAAAATGGAAATATAGATATAGAAGCGCAACTATTAAGCAGTGGTGTTATATTGACTAAACTTACCAAAGATGCCTGGTTTATAGGCAGCAATGCCGAGCAACAACTTAAAGAGAAAATAGAACGCATAGGCAAACCCCTCAAAGATTGGGATGTGAATATTTATTACGGTATAAAAACCGGCCTAAACGAAGCCTTTATCATCACCACCGAAAAGCGCAATGA
The window above is part of the Deferrivibrio essentukiensis genome. Proteins encoded here:
- a CDS encoding Eco57I restriction-modification methylase domain-containing protein, coding for MNEKELLQEIIGNFNLDKWDTFFSKKNRKFKKETDFPELDNYGFLSFINGRKHGIIPIEDDELVIASFKVTKNLTERSGKKDQYDLAKKILKEDLSLSGGIFIFYDENGNFRFSLITKIYEKTSRGIKENFTSFKRYTYFVSKYQTNKTFIDQISSADFSSLEKIISAFSVKKVTEEFYKELSTWYHYSLSQVNFPSDLEEMKDENKRNAVNLIRLITRIIFIWFLKEKHLIPNEIFDKDYVAKIVKDFNKNKESHYYYNAILQNLFFGTLNRQMNDRKFARKGDYYENRNEFDVKNLYRNSDFLLTSEEEFISLFQKVPFLNGGLFECLDKGNIYVDGFSRKNGKMAIVPDYLFFSDEKEVDLKEYGFKQKEIFKGLINILQEYNFTIDENSPVDEEIALDPELLGMVFENLLASYNPETQETARKSSGSYYTPREIVNYMVDESLIAYFKENIKELDEEIIRDIVKYNEKEVTLDEGIKEKIVRCISNLKVIDPACGSGAFPMGMLHKLVYILQKVDVDNKVWQDIQIENAILESEKVFIDTKDKSEREGILKQINEAFDESINHPDYARKLFIIENCIYGVDIQPIAIQISKLRFFISLVIDQKVDDKKENRGILSLPNLETKFVAANSLIPLNKPGLKVAGSIFERLSGNYDRITEIKERLAHLRHRHFSVKTRNEKKKLRDEYSSLRKQLEELLKSSDYDHEVAHKIAQFDIFDQNKVADWFDPEWMFGVSDGFDIVIGNPPYIQLQNNKGALANLYQDKGYESFKRSGDIYILFYERGVMLLKDGGFLCFITSNKWMRAGYGEAIRKFFTKYDPLLLIDLGPNIFESATVDTNILLIRKAKPSFSLKAVTLQKKNGNIDIEAQLLSSGVILTKLTKDAWFIGSNAEQQLKEKIERIGKPLKDWDVNIYYGIKTGLNEAFIITTEKRNEILSHCKDDAERQRTEAIIKPILRGRDIKRYYYEWAGLWVIGTFPALRLNIDDYPALKKYFLDHFDIRQLEQSGKKYPELGFNARKKTGNKWFETQDQIAYYTEFEKEKIFFKAVGRNLTFAKVEPGTMITAPASFLTGKHLNYILGFLCSQFTNYYVEQTSDKTGAGDIMLNVQSFERIKLPPITSSNETFVRQIETLVDKIISAKREDPQSDTQELEREIDKIVYKLYYLTEEEIKIIESKE